The proteins below are encoded in one region of Micromonospora yangpuensis:
- the hisF gene encoding imidazole glycerol phosphate synthase subunit HisF yields MTVAVRVIPCLDVDAGRVVKGVNFLDLRDAGDPVELAAAYDRAGADELTFLDVTASSSDRGTMLDVVRRTAESVFIPLTVGGGVRQVADVDTLLRAGADKVGVNTAAIARPELIAEIADRFGRQVLVLSLDVRRAPAGTTPSGFEVTTHGGRRGTGIDAVEWARRSAELGAGEILLNSMDADGTKAGFDLALIGAVRAVVEVPVVASGGAGEVAHFPPAIGAGADAVLAASVFHFGELSVAEVKDALREAGHPVR; encoded by the coding sequence ATGACGGTGGCGGTACGGGTGATCCCGTGTCTGGACGTGGACGCCGGGCGGGTGGTCAAGGGGGTCAACTTCCTCGACCTGCGTGACGCCGGCGATCCGGTGGAGTTGGCCGCGGCGTACGACCGGGCCGGTGCCGACGAGTTGACCTTCCTGGACGTCACCGCCTCGTCCAGTGACCGGGGCACCATGCTCGACGTGGTCCGCCGGACCGCCGAGTCGGTCTTCATCCCGTTGACCGTCGGCGGCGGCGTCCGGCAGGTCGCCGACGTCGACACCCTGTTGCGGGCCGGGGCGGACAAGGTCGGGGTGAACACCGCCGCGATCGCCCGTCCCGAGTTGATCGCCGAGATCGCCGACCGGTTCGGCCGGCAGGTGCTGGTGCTCTCCCTGGACGTGCGGCGGGCCCCGGCCGGCACCACGCCCAGCGGCTTCGAGGTGACCACCCACGGCGGCCGGCGGGGCACCGGGATCGACGCGGTCGAGTGGGCCCGGCGCTCGGCCGAGCTGGGCGCGGGGGAGATCCTGCTCAACTCGATGGACGCCGACGGCACCAAGGCCGGCTTCGACCTGGCGCTGATCGGGGCGGTCCGGGCCGTGGTGGAGGTCCCGGTGGTGGCCAGCGGCGGTGCGGGCGAGGTGGCCCACTTTCCGCCGGCGATCGGTGCCGGCGCGGACGCGGTGCTGGCGGCCAGCGTCTTCCACTTCGGCGAGCTGAGCGTCGCCGAGGTCAAGGACGCGCTGCGCGAGGCCGGTCACCCGGTCCGCTGA
- a CDS encoding NADP-dependent oxidoreductase: MSTVNREIHLASRPTGWPTAENFRLVETPVPTPGPGQIVVRNRFVSVDPYMRGRMNDVRSYVPPFQLDAPLDGGAVGEVVASEADGFTPGDVVLHGLGWREYALLDATAARTVDPDLAPLTAYLSVLGMTGLTAYAGLLEVAGMAEGETVFVSAAAGSVGSLVGQIAKLKGAGRVVGSAGSAAKVDRLRELGFDAAFDYHDGPVGDSLRAAAPDGIDVYFDNVGGDHLEAAISSMRLHGRAAICGMIAQYNDTEPPAAPRNLAQVIGKRLTLRGFLVGDHGHLRERFVGEMAGWLRDGSLSYDETIVDGLDNAPEAFLGLLRGENLGKMLVRV, from the coding sequence ATGAGTACCGTCAACCGCGAGATCCACCTCGCCTCCCGGCCCACCGGCTGGCCGACGGCGGAGAACTTCCGCCTGGTCGAGACTCCGGTGCCCACTCCGGGACCGGGGCAGATCGTGGTCCGTAACCGGTTCGTCTCCGTCGACCCGTACATGCGGGGGCGGATGAACGACGTCCGGTCCTACGTCCCGCCGTTCCAGCTCGACGCGCCACTGGACGGCGGCGCGGTCGGCGAGGTGGTGGCCAGTGAGGCCGACGGGTTCACGCCCGGCGACGTCGTCCTGCACGGCCTCGGCTGGCGGGAGTACGCCCTGCTCGACGCCACCGCCGCGCGGACGGTCGATCCGGACCTCGCCCCGCTGACCGCGTACCTGAGCGTGCTGGGCATGACCGGGCTGACCGCGTACGCCGGTCTGCTGGAGGTGGCCGGGATGGCCGAGGGGGAGACCGTCTTCGTCTCCGCCGCCGCCGGCTCGGTCGGCAGCCTGGTCGGCCAGATCGCCAAGCTCAAGGGCGCCGGCCGGGTGGTCGGCAGCGCCGGCTCGGCGGCCAAGGTCGACCGGTTGCGGGAGCTCGGCTTCGACGCCGCGTTCGACTACCACGACGGCCCGGTGGGCGACTCGCTGCGGGCCGCCGCCCCGGACGGCATCGACGTGTACTTCGACAACGTCGGCGGGGACCACCTGGAGGCGGCCATCTCCTCGATGCGGCTGCACGGCCGGGCCGCGATCTGCGGCATGATCGCCCAGTACAACGACACCGAGCCGCCGGCCGCGCCGCGTAACCTGGCCCAGGTCATCGGCAAGCGGCTCACCCTGCGTGGCTTCCTGGTCGGCGACCACGGGCACCTGCGGGAGCGGTTCGTCGGCGAGATGGCCGGCTGGCTGCGCGACGGCAGCCTCTCCTACGACGAGACGATCGTCGACGGCCTCGACAACGCCCCGGAGGCCTTCCTCGGTCTGCTGCGCGGGGAGAACCTCGGCAAGATGCTCGTCCGGGTGTAG
- a CDS encoding organic hydroperoxide resistance protein: MQVLYTASAQATGDGRDGHVRTSDGVVELDLAVPKEMGGAGDAANPEQLFAAGYAACFHSALRVVARRAKADVTGSVVDAEVGIGPNGSGGFGLTVTLVVDLPSVERSVAEQLVEQAEQVCPYSNATRGNVATTLTVRTAA; the protein is encoded by the coding sequence ATGCAGGTGCTCTACACCGCGTCCGCCCAGGCCACCGGCGACGGCCGGGACGGCCACGTCCGGACCTCGGACGGTGTCGTCGAGTTGGACCTCGCGGTCCCCAAGGAGATGGGTGGCGCCGGCGACGCCGCCAACCCGGAGCAGCTCTTCGCCGCCGGGTACGCCGCCTGTTTCCACTCGGCGCTGCGGGTGGTCGCCCGCCGGGCCAAGGCCGACGTGACCGGCTCGGTGGTCGACGCCGAGGTGGGCATCGGCCCGAACGGCAGTGGTGGTTTCGGGCTGACCGTCACGCTCGTGGTCGACCTGCCGTCGGTCGAGCGCTCCGTCGCCGAGCAGCTGGTCGAGCAGGCCGAGCAGGTCTGCCCGTACTCCAACGCCACCCGGGGCAACGTGGCGACCACCCTGACCGTCCGCACCGCCGCCTGA
- the priA gene encoding bifunctional 1-(5-phosphoribosyl)-5-((5-phosphoribosylamino)methylideneamino)imidazole-4-carboxamide isomerase/phosphoribosylanthranilate isomerase PriA: MSLTLLPAVDVADGQAVRLVQGAAGSETAYGDPLEAALAWQRDGAEWIHLVDLDAAFGRGSNAALLAELVSRLDVKVELSGGIRDDASLRAALATGAARVNIGTAALEDPQWCDRICGEYGDRVAIGLDVRGRTLAARGWTRDGGDLFEVLERLDKAGASRYVVTDITKDGTMRGPNLDLLREVCSRTDAPVIASGGVSTLDDLRALATLEPIGVEGVIAGKALYAGAFTVAEALATLR, translated from the coding sequence GTGAGCCTGACCCTGTTGCCCGCCGTGGACGTCGCCGACGGCCAGGCCGTACGCCTCGTGCAGGGCGCCGCCGGTAGCGAGACCGCGTACGGCGACCCGTTGGAGGCCGCCCTGGCCTGGCAGCGGGACGGGGCCGAGTGGATCCACCTGGTGGACCTGGACGCGGCGTTCGGCCGGGGTAGCAACGCGGCGCTGCTGGCCGAGCTGGTGAGCCGGCTGGACGTCAAGGTGGAACTCTCCGGTGGCATCCGGGACGACGCCTCGCTGCGGGCCGCGTTGGCCACCGGGGCGGCCCGGGTCAACATCGGCACCGCCGCCCTGGAGGACCCGCAGTGGTGTGACCGGATCTGCGGCGAGTACGGCGACCGGGTGGCCATCGGGCTGGACGTGCGCGGTCGTACCCTGGCCGCCCGGGGCTGGACCCGCGACGGCGGTGACCTGTTCGAGGTGCTGGAGCGGCTGGACAAGGCCGGCGCCTCGCGCTACGTGGTGACCGACATCACCAAGGACGGCACCATGCGCGGGCCGAACCTGGACCTGCTGCGCGAGGTCTGCTCCCGCACCGACGCCCCGGTGATCGCCTCCGGTGGTGTCTCCACCCTCGATGACCTGCGGGCCCTGGCCACCCTGGAGCCGATCGGGGTGGAGGGCGTGATCGCCGGCAAGGCCCTCTACGCCGGAGCCTTCACCGTCGCCGAGGCCCTCGCCACCCTCCGCTAA